The following coding sequences lie in one Ctenopharyngodon idella isolate HZGC_01 chromosome 11, HZGC01, whole genome shotgun sequence genomic window:
- the myom2a gene encoding myomesin-2 isoform X2, with the protein MPARAVTLYRQEQTQHQSSKHVVHHSRKSSSQVVKKKQVQATEAMAEPAYTVPAFRERAPEGMQEYQRVAAHFGRDLVQLQQELHRMKVATQEQVKNIEITREVKGMMPLRKDIPAEVPKAPDFLVSLRSHTVWEKTPVKLFCTVSGQPNPIVKWYRNNVAIEPLSAPGKYKIENKYGVHGLIISRCAVTDSGVYSVVATNPHGKATSKATVCVRRPQGGGELSHLPGLVPLLSGIRPSKLEVTLLDSFGVTFGTEGEFVSLVANMVVVPDLPNLPPEAMWYRDDTLLMPSRWAEMSIGGGVAKLTLPHLNKDDEGLYTFRVWTKDGTTEHSAYLFVKDATPTVAGAPGAPMDVTASDVNADYVLVSWKPPNTTHEAPITGYFVDRRKSGSKDWVQCNDSPVKVCKLPVHGLTEGASYHFRVRAVNKDGISLPSRMSSGVTAAEVESDVEVIKIEGKYDIAIRQEDLQGVYVTIPGPPTNVHATEINKTYIVLSWTPPSPRGRAPVWYLIEKCVGDSHIWQRVNTAVQLRSPRYPVYDMEDKKSYRFRIITINKYGSSEPSEPTAPIQKVDPYGVPSAPGQVIASRNTKTSAFVQWDAPKHANNLMGYYVDASVIGSKTWFPCNHRPYKHTRFVVHGLVPGDTYVFRVQAVNAYGLSEESQESAPLFIDAALLGAVEYATPSAPYGISLLNCNGSSMTLAWKRPKHTGGSKIKSYYLDKREAESVEWKEVNPSPVVHRIFTVENLTGGVFYEFKVQAVNLAGVGLPSEPSKAFACEAWTMAEPGPAYDISFWEVRDSSILVQWRAPVYTGEGPITGYFVDMAKKGSSDFVTVNAEPVGHCYLRVTGLETGASYVFRVRAVNAKGVGKASDVSDPICAKALPGTKEIVCGVDQETGDIFLNFEACEASETSKFNWSKSYKEITESSRVSITSSGRHSKLTFVNPEKEDLGIYSVAVTDTDGVSSSYSVNEEELKKMLDLSYNIKHPIIPLKTELNYEILEKGHVRFWVQALKLSSSVNYRFVVNDKAITSAEGCKISHDVSTGIIQMTVEHFTKASEGTYTIQIHDGKAKSQSSLVLVGDAFKVALKEAEFQRKEHIRKQGPHFSEYLSFHVTDDCTVMLVCKLANVKKETTFTWFKEDEEITVDVPPNPMSGSCSLPIPMFSRKDQGIYKAVLGDDRGKDTSVYDISGKVFEDIINAIASIAGSSASELVLQCTPEGIRLQCYMTYYTEEMKTSWFHKESKISSSEKMRIGGTSEMAWMQICEPTDKEKGHYTIEIHDGTKSHSRTFDLSGQAYTDAYAEFQRLKAAAFAEKNRGRVLGGLPDVVTIMEKKSLSLTCTVWGDPSPEVTWFKNEQEIVSDDRYKITFEGGKFSSLTIKSVYVEDSGKYSINVRNKYGGEFVEITVSVYKQGEEIPEPKLGQMSKPVATPKPATPAPQPVKTPTPPTPTPSIKSPTPTPPPSVKSPTPTPAPKSPTPPRSMRSPTPPRSMRSPTPTKK; encoded by the exons ATGCCTGCGAGGGCCGTAACACTTTATCGGCAGGAGCAAACGCAACATCAAAGCTCAAAACATGTTGTCCATCACTCAAG GAAATCAAGCTCTCAGGTAGTGAAGAAGAAGCAGGTCCAAGCCACTGAGGCTATGGCGGAACCAGCCTACACAGTGCCTGCCTTCAGGGAGAG GGCTCCCGAGGGCATGCAGGAGTATCAGAGAGTGGCAGCTCACTTTGGAAGAGATTTGGTTCAACTGCAGCAGGAGCTGCACAGAATGAAAGTGGCCACACAGGAGCAAGTGAAAAATATCGAGATTACTAGAGAG GTGAAGGGAATGATGCCTTTGAGGAAGGATATTCCTGCTGAGGTTCCCAAAGCACCGGACTTCCTGGTCAGTCTGAGATCTCACACTGTGTGGGAGAAGACTCCCGTCAAGCTGTTCTGCACTGTGTCCGGCCAACCCAACCCTATTGTCAAATG GTATAGGAATAATGTTGCCATTGAACCCTTGAGTGCTCCTGGAAAGTACAAAATTGAGAACAAGTATGGGGTTCACGGTCTGATTATTAGCAG ATGTGCAGTTACTGATTCTGGAGTGTACAGTGTTGTGGCAACCAATCCGCACGGAAAGGCCACCTCCAAGGCTACTGTCTGTGTCAGGA GGCCACAAGGGGGAGGAGAGCTCTCCCATCTGCCAGGACTAG TTCCTCTGCTTAGCGGCATTCGTCCCAGTAAGCTTGAGGTGACCTTGCTGGACTCATTTGGAGTGACATTTGGTACCGAAGGAGAGTTTGTTAGTCTGGTGGCCAACATGGTGGTGGTGCCGGATCTGCCAAACCTGCCACCTGAGGCCATGTGGTACAGAGATG ATACTTTGCTAATGCCATCCAGGTGGGCTGAGATGTCTATTGGTGGTGGAGTCGCCAAGCTCACTCTTCCTCACCTGAACAAGGATGATGAGGGTCTTTACACCTTCCGCGTCTGGACCAAGGATGGAACCACAGAACACAGCGCTTACCTGTTTGTTAAAG ATGCCACTCCCACAGTGGCTGGGGCCCCAGGAGCCCCCATGGATGTTACAGCCTCTGATGTCAATGCAGATTACGTCCTGGTCTCCTGGAAACCTCCAAACACCACCCATGAGGCTCCCATCACTGGATACTTTGTGGACAG ACGCAAGTCAGGATCTAAGGACTGGGTCCAGTGCAATGACTCCCCTGTGAAAGTGTGTAAGCTGCCCGTCCATGGCCTGACCGAGGGAGCTTCCTATCACTTCAGAGTGAGGGCTGTTAACAAAGATGGCATCAGTCTGCCTTCTAGGATGTCCTCTGGAGTGACCGCTGCAGAAGTGGAGAGTGATGTGGAAG TGATTAAAATCGAAGGGAAATATGACATTGCGATTCGACAGGAGGACCTACAAGGAG TGTATGTTACAATACCAGGTCCACCCACCAATGTGCATGCTacagaaataaacaaaacatacattgtTCTGAGCTGGACACCACCTAGCCCTCGCGGACGGGCACCTGTGTGGTACCTCATTGAGAAG TGTGTAGGTGACAGTCACATCTGGCAGAGAGTCAACACTGCAGTCCAGCTACGATCTCCACGTTACCCTGTTTATGATATGGAGGACAAGAAATCTTACCGTTTTCGCATAATCACTATCAACAAGTATGGCTCAAGTGAGCCGTCAGAGCCCACAGCACCCATCCAAAAGGTGGATCCTTATG GTGTCCCATCTGCCCCGGGACAGGTGATTGCTTCTAGAAACACCAAAACGTCTGCTTTTGTGCAGTGGGATGCCCCAAAACATGCCAACAACCTCATGGGTTACTATGTGGATGCCTCTGTGATCGGCTCCAAGACCTGGTTCCCTTGTAACCATAGACCTTACAAACACACCAg GTTTGTGGTCCATGGTTTGGTCCCAGGAGATACCTACGTGTTCCGTGTACAAGCCGTGAATGCTTACGGATTGAGTGAAGAATCACAGGAATCTGCTCCCCTCTTCATTGATGCTGCACTTT TGGGTGCAGTGGAGTATG CTACTCCCTCCGCCCCATACGGCATCAGCCTGCTGAACTGTAATGGATCCTCCATGACCCTGGCCTGGAAACGCCCCAAACACACGGGCGGCTCTAAGATCAAGTCTTACTACCTGGACAAGCGCGAGGCAGAATCAGTCGAATGGAAGGAGGTTAACCCGAGTCCGGTCGTCCACAGGATCTTCACG GTGGAGAATCTGACCGGTGGCGTTTTCTATGAGTTCAAGGTTCAGGCTGTTAACTTGGCTGGAGTTGGCCTGCCATCTGAGCCCAGCAAAGCTTTTGCCTGTGAAGCCTGGACAATGGCTGAGCCTG GCCCAGCATATGACATCAGTTTCTGGGAGGTGCGTGATAGCTCCATCCTGGTGCAGTGGAGGGCCCCTGTGTACACCGGAGAAGGTCCTATCACTGGATACTTTGTGGACATGGCTAAGAAGGGCTCATCAGATTTTGTCACTGTGAATGCTGAACCAGTTGGGCATTGTTACCTGAGG GTGACTGGACTAGAGACTGGAGCGTCATATGTGTTCAGAGTGCGGGCTGTGAATGCTAAAGGTGTTGGAAAAGCCTCCGATGTGTCCGATCCCATATGTGCAAAAGCACTGCCAG GTACAAAGGAGATTGTATGTGGTGTGGATCAAGAGACTGGAGACATTTTCCTGAACTTTGAAGCTTGTGAAGCTTCTGAAACCTCTAAGTTCAATTGGTCAAAGTCCTACAAAGAAATCACTGAATCAAGCAGGGTCTCCATCACGTCCTCTGGAAGACA CTCAAAGCTGACATTTGTGAACCCTGAGAAGGAGGATCTGGGCATCTACTCAGTCGCGGTGACCGATACAGATGGAGTTTCATCCAGTTACTCTGTCAATGAGGAAG agctCAAAAAAATGCTTGATCTGAGCTACAACATCAAACATCCTA ttattCCACTGAAGACGGAGCTGAACTATGAGATTCTGGAGAAGGGTCATGTGCGTTTCTGGGTCCAGGCTCTGAAGTTGTCCTCCTCTGTCAACTACCGGTTCGTTGTCAATGATAAAGCCATCACGAGCGCTGAG GGTTGTAAAATCAGCCATGATGTTTCCACTGGAATCATTCAGATGACTGTTGAGCACTTCACCAAAGCCAGTGAAGGCACTTACACCATTCAGATCCATGACGGCAAGGCCAAAAGCCAAAGCTCACTGGTTCTTGTGGGAGATG CATTCAAAGTTGCTCTAAAAGAGGCGGAGTTCCAGAGAAAAGAGCACATCAGAAAACAAG GCCCTCACTTCTCAGAATACCTGTCTTTCCATGTGACAGATGACTGCACAGTGATGCTTGTCTGCAAG CTGGCCAATGTGAAGAAAGAGACAACATTTACCTGGTTTAAAGAAGATGAAGAAATTACTGTTGACGTTCCACCCAACCCAATGTCTGGATCTTGCTCCCTGCCAATCCCCATG TTCTCCAGGAAAGACCAGGGAATTTACAAAGCTGTACTGGGTGATGACCGTGGAAAGGACACCTCTGTCTATGACATTTCTGGCAAAG TGTTTGAGGACATCATCAATGCCATCGCCAGTATTGCTG GTTCCTCTGCCTCTGAGTTGGTTCTACAGTGCACACCAGAGGGTATCAGACTGCAATGCTACATGACGTACTACACAGAGGAGATGAAAACCAGCTGGTTTCATAA AGAAAGTAAGATCTCCTCCTCAGAGAAGATGAGAATTGGAGGCACATCTGAGATGGCCTGGATGCAGATCTGTGAGCCCACAGATAAGGAAAAGGGTCATTATACCATTGAGATTCATGATGGGACAAAATCACACTCTCGCACCTTTGACCTTTCTGGACAAG CATACACTGATGCCTATGCAGAATTCCAAAGACTCAA AGCTGCTGCTTTTGCTGAGAAGA ACCGTGGTAGAGTGTTAGGTGGCCTGCCAGATGTTGTCACCATTATGGAAAAGAAG AGCTTGAGTCTAACTTGCACAGTATGGGGTGACCCAAGCCCAGAGGTCACCTGGTTTAAGAATGAGCAGGAAATTGTGTCTGATGACCGCTACAAGATCACCTTCGAAGGCGGCAAGTTTTCCAGCCTCACTATCAAGAGTGTTTATGTGGAAGATTCTGGAAAGTACAGCATCAATGTGCGGAACAAGTACGGAGGTGAATTTGTGGAGATCACAGTAAGTGTCTACAAACAAGGCGAAGAGATCCCTGAGCCCAAACTGGGACAGATGTCCAAGCCAGTTGCCACCCCCAAGCCAGCTACACCCGCTCCACAGCCCGTGAAGACCCCGACTCCTCCAACTCCTACGCCCTCCATAAAGTCCCCCACCCCTACTCCACCTCCCTCTGTGAAGTCTCCCACTCCAACTCCAGCTCCTAAATCACCCACCCCACCAAGATCCATGAGATCCCCCACCCCGCCAAGATCCATGCGATCTCCCACCCCTACTAAGAAGTAA
- the myom2a gene encoding myomesin-2 isoform X4: protein MPARAVTLYRQEQTQHQSSKHVVHHSRKSSSQVVKKKQVQATEAMAEPAYTVPAFRERAPEGMQEYQRVAAHFGRDLVQLQQELHRMKVATQEQVKNIEITREVKGMMPLRKDIPAEVPKAPDFLVSLRSHTVWEKTPVKLFCTVSGQPNPIVKWYRNNVAIEPLSAPGKYKIENKYGVHGLIISRCAVTDSGVYSVVATNPHGKATSKATVCVRRPQGGGELSHLPGLVPLLSGIRPSKLEVTLLDSFGVTFGTEGEFVSLVANMVVVPDLPNLPPEAMWYRDDTLLMPSRWAEMSIGGGVAKLTLPHLNKDDEGLYTFRVWTKDGTTEHSAYLFVKDATPTVAGAPGAPMDVTASDVNADYVLVSWKPPNTTHEAPITGYFVDRRKSGSKDWVQCNDSPVKVCKLPVHGLTEGASYHFRVRAVNKDGISLPSRMSSGVTAAEVESDVEVIKIEGKYDIAIRQEDLQGVYVTIPGPPTNVHATEINKTYIVLSWTPPSPRGRAPVWYLIEKCVGDSHIWQRVNTAVQLRSPRYPVYDMEDKKSYRFRIITINKYGSSEPSEPTAPIQKVDPYGVPSAPGQVIASRNTKTSAFVQWDAPKHANNLMGYYVDASVIGSKTWFPCNHRPYKHTRFVVHGLVPGDTYVFRVQAVNAYGLSEESQESAPLFIDAALSTPSAPYGISLLNCNGSSMTLAWKRPKHTGGSKIKSYYLDKREAESVEWKEVNPSPVVHRIFTVENLTGGVFYEFKVQAVNLAGVGLPSEPSKAFACEAWTMAEPGPAYDISFWEVRDSSILVQWRAPVYTGEGPITGYFVDMAKKGSSDFVTVNAEPVGHCYLRVTGLETGASYVFRVRAVNAKGVGKASDVSDPICAKALPGTKEIVCGVDQETGDIFLNFEACEASETSKFNWSKSYKEITESSRVSITSSGRHSKLTFVNPEKEDLGIYSVAVTDTDGVSSSYSVNEEELKKMLDLSYNIKHPIIPLKTELNYEILEKGHVRFWVQALKLSSSVNYRFVVNDKAITSAEGCKISHDVSTGIIQMTVEHFTKASEGTYTIQIHDGKAKSQSSLVLVGDAFKVALKEAEFQRKEHIRKQGPHFSEYLSFHVTDDCTVMLVCKLANVKKETTFTWFKEDEEITVDVPPNPMSGSCSLPIPMFSRKDQGIYKAVLGDDRGKDTSVYDISGKVFEDIINAIASIAGSSASELVLQCTPEGIRLQCYMTYYTEEMKTSWFHKESKISSSEKMRIGGTSEMAWMQICEPTDKEKGHYTIEIHDGTKSHSRTFDLSGQAYTDAYAEFQRLKAAAFAEKNRGRVLGGLPDVVTIMEKKSLSLTCTVWGDPSPEVTWFKNEQEIVSDDRYKITFEGGKFSSLTIKSVYVEDSGKYSINVRNKYGGEFVEITVSVYKQGEEIPEPKLGQMSKPVATPKPATPAPQPVKTPTPPTPTPSIKSPTPTPPPSVKSPTPTPAPKSPTPPRSMRSPTPPRSMRSPTPTKK from the exons ATGCCTGCGAGGGCCGTAACACTTTATCGGCAGGAGCAAACGCAACATCAAAGCTCAAAACATGTTGTCCATCACTCAAG GAAATCAAGCTCTCAGGTAGTGAAGAAGAAGCAGGTCCAAGCCACTGAGGCTATGGCGGAACCAGCCTACACAGTGCCTGCCTTCAGGGAGAG GGCTCCCGAGGGCATGCAGGAGTATCAGAGAGTGGCAGCTCACTTTGGAAGAGATTTGGTTCAACTGCAGCAGGAGCTGCACAGAATGAAAGTGGCCACACAGGAGCAAGTGAAAAATATCGAGATTACTAGAGAG GTGAAGGGAATGATGCCTTTGAGGAAGGATATTCCTGCTGAGGTTCCCAAAGCACCGGACTTCCTGGTCAGTCTGAGATCTCACACTGTGTGGGAGAAGACTCCCGTCAAGCTGTTCTGCACTGTGTCCGGCCAACCCAACCCTATTGTCAAATG GTATAGGAATAATGTTGCCATTGAACCCTTGAGTGCTCCTGGAAAGTACAAAATTGAGAACAAGTATGGGGTTCACGGTCTGATTATTAGCAG ATGTGCAGTTACTGATTCTGGAGTGTACAGTGTTGTGGCAACCAATCCGCACGGAAAGGCCACCTCCAAGGCTACTGTCTGTGTCAGGA GGCCACAAGGGGGAGGAGAGCTCTCCCATCTGCCAGGACTAG TTCCTCTGCTTAGCGGCATTCGTCCCAGTAAGCTTGAGGTGACCTTGCTGGACTCATTTGGAGTGACATTTGGTACCGAAGGAGAGTTTGTTAGTCTGGTGGCCAACATGGTGGTGGTGCCGGATCTGCCAAACCTGCCACCTGAGGCCATGTGGTACAGAGATG ATACTTTGCTAATGCCATCCAGGTGGGCTGAGATGTCTATTGGTGGTGGAGTCGCCAAGCTCACTCTTCCTCACCTGAACAAGGATGATGAGGGTCTTTACACCTTCCGCGTCTGGACCAAGGATGGAACCACAGAACACAGCGCTTACCTGTTTGTTAAAG ATGCCACTCCCACAGTGGCTGGGGCCCCAGGAGCCCCCATGGATGTTACAGCCTCTGATGTCAATGCAGATTACGTCCTGGTCTCCTGGAAACCTCCAAACACCACCCATGAGGCTCCCATCACTGGATACTTTGTGGACAG ACGCAAGTCAGGATCTAAGGACTGGGTCCAGTGCAATGACTCCCCTGTGAAAGTGTGTAAGCTGCCCGTCCATGGCCTGACCGAGGGAGCTTCCTATCACTTCAGAGTGAGGGCTGTTAACAAAGATGGCATCAGTCTGCCTTCTAGGATGTCCTCTGGAGTGACCGCTGCAGAAGTGGAGAGTGATGTGGAAG TGATTAAAATCGAAGGGAAATATGACATTGCGATTCGACAGGAGGACCTACAAGGAG TGTATGTTACAATACCAGGTCCACCCACCAATGTGCATGCTacagaaataaacaaaacatacattgtTCTGAGCTGGACACCACCTAGCCCTCGCGGACGGGCACCTGTGTGGTACCTCATTGAGAAG TGTGTAGGTGACAGTCACATCTGGCAGAGAGTCAACACTGCAGTCCAGCTACGATCTCCACGTTACCCTGTTTATGATATGGAGGACAAGAAATCTTACCGTTTTCGCATAATCACTATCAACAAGTATGGCTCAAGTGAGCCGTCAGAGCCCACAGCACCCATCCAAAAGGTGGATCCTTATG GTGTCCCATCTGCCCCGGGACAGGTGATTGCTTCTAGAAACACCAAAACGTCTGCTTTTGTGCAGTGGGATGCCCCAAAACATGCCAACAACCTCATGGGTTACTATGTGGATGCCTCTGTGATCGGCTCCAAGACCTGGTTCCCTTGTAACCATAGACCTTACAAACACACCAg GTTTGTGGTCCATGGTTTGGTCCCAGGAGATACCTACGTGTTCCGTGTACAAGCCGTGAATGCTTACGGATTGAGTGAAGAATCACAGGAATCTGCTCCCCTCTTCATTGATGCTGCACTTT CTACTCCCTCCGCCCCATACGGCATCAGCCTGCTGAACTGTAATGGATCCTCCATGACCCTGGCCTGGAAACGCCCCAAACACACGGGCGGCTCTAAGATCAAGTCTTACTACCTGGACAAGCGCGAGGCAGAATCAGTCGAATGGAAGGAGGTTAACCCGAGTCCGGTCGTCCACAGGATCTTCACG GTGGAGAATCTGACCGGTGGCGTTTTCTATGAGTTCAAGGTTCAGGCTGTTAACTTGGCTGGAGTTGGCCTGCCATCTGAGCCCAGCAAAGCTTTTGCCTGTGAAGCCTGGACAATGGCTGAGCCTG GCCCAGCATATGACATCAGTTTCTGGGAGGTGCGTGATAGCTCCATCCTGGTGCAGTGGAGGGCCCCTGTGTACACCGGAGAAGGTCCTATCACTGGATACTTTGTGGACATGGCTAAGAAGGGCTCATCAGATTTTGTCACTGTGAATGCTGAACCAGTTGGGCATTGTTACCTGAGG GTGACTGGACTAGAGACTGGAGCGTCATATGTGTTCAGAGTGCGGGCTGTGAATGCTAAAGGTGTTGGAAAAGCCTCCGATGTGTCCGATCCCATATGTGCAAAAGCACTGCCAG GTACAAAGGAGATTGTATGTGGTGTGGATCAAGAGACTGGAGACATTTTCCTGAACTTTGAAGCTTGTGAAGCTTCTGAAACCTCTAAGTTCAATTGGTCAAAGTCCTACAAAGAAATCACTGAATCAAGCAGGGTCTCCATCACGTCCTCTGGAAGACA CTCAAAGCTGACATTTGTGAACCCTGAGAAGGAGGATCTGGGCATCTACTCAGTCGCGGTGACCGATACAGATGGAGTTTCATCCAGTTACTCTGTCAATGAGGAAG agctCAAAAAAATGCTTGATCTGAGCTACAACATCAAACATCCTA ttattCCACTGAAGACGGAGCTGAACTATGAGATTCTGGAGAAGGGTCATGTGCGTTTCTGGGTCCAGGCTCTGAAGTTGTCCTCCTCTGTCAACTACCGGTTCGTTGTCAATGATAAAGCCATCACGAGCGCTGAG GGTTGTAAAATCAGCCATGATGTTTCCACTGGAATCATTCAGATGACTGTTGAGCACTTCACCAAAGCCAGTGAAGGCACTTACACCATTCAGATCCATGACGGCAAGGCCAAAAGCCAAAGCTCACTGGTTCTTGTGGGAGATG CATTCAAAGTTGCTCTAAAAGAGGCGGAGTTCCAGAGAAAAGAGCACATCAGAAAACAAG GCCCTCACTTCTCAGAATACCTGTCTTTCCATGTGACAGATGACTGCACAGTGATGCTTGTCTGCAAG CTGGCCAATGTGAAGAAAGAGACAACATTTACCTGGTTTAAAGAAGATGAAGAAATTACTGTTGACGTTCCACCCAACCCAATGTCTGGATCTTGCTCCCTGCCAATCCCCATG TTCTCCAGGAAAGACCAGGGAATTTACAAAGCTGTACTGGGTGATGACCGTGGAAAGGACACCTCTGTCTATGACATTTCTGGCAAAG TGTTTGAGGACATCATCAATGCCATCGCCAGTATTGCTG GTTCCTCTGCCTCTGAGTTGGTTCTACAGTGCACACCAGAGGGTATCAGACTGCAATGCTACATGACGTACTACACAGAGGAGATGAAAACCAGCTGGTTTCATAA AGAAAGTAAGATCTCCTCCTCAGAGAAGATGAGAATTGGAGGCACATCTGAGATGGCCTGGATGCAGATCTGTGAGCCCACAGATAAGGAAAAGGGTCATTATACCATTGAGATTCATGATGGGACAAAATCACACTCTCGCACCTTTGACCTTTCTGGACAAG CATACACTGATGCCTATGCAGAATTCCAAAGACTCAA AGCTGCTGCTTTTGCTGAGAAGA ACCGTGGTAGAGTGTTAGGTGGCCTGCCAGATGTTGTCACCATTATGGAAAAGAAG AGCTTGAGTCTAACTTGCACAGTATGGGGTGACCCAAGCCCAGAGGTCACCTGGTTTAAGAATGAGCAGGAAATTGTGTCTGATGACCGCTACAAGATCACCTTCGAAGGCGGCAAGTTTTCCAGCCTCACTATCAAGAGTGTTTATGTGGAAGATTCTGGAAAGTACAGCATCAATGTGCGGAACAAGTACGGAGGTGAATTTGTGGAGATCACAGTAAGTGTCTACAAACAAGGCGAAGAGATCCCTGAGCCCAAACTGGGACAGATGTCCAAGCCAGTTGCCACCCCCAAGCCAGCTACACCCGCTCCACAGCCCGTGAAGACCCCGACTCCTCCAACTCCTACGCCCTCCATAAAGTCCCCCACCCCTACTCCACCTCCCTCTGTGAAGTCTCCCACTCCAACTCCAGCTCCTAAATCACCCACCCCACCAAGATCCATGAGATCCCCCACCCCGCCAAGATCCATGCGATCTCCCACCCCTACTAAGAAGTAA